In one window of Microplitis demolitor isolate Queensland-Clemson2020A chromosome 4, iyMicDemo2.1a, whole genome shotgun sequence DNA:
- the Pif-4 gene encoding per os infectivity factor pif-4 (19kDa), with product MAAEFMISFYLIIILSLCMKVILLKKSYASPEQVFDQISSSYNFRPTYLEIYDQSIKSKCDRLIVIRPFDWSFWAINGYCYVLNSLKAFDCPKKMTPTLIIDAITVKEKFLSPTCYPIDYSIVFNEYKSHGPPIINYFNIEDVMRLGKFTIVDALNYLFKYYIEIDLDEGNAHPLNKKIAKSFTKKRNFINYEDAKKVKEHILEHSIKEEQELKNKRLNASR from the coding sequence atggcTGCAGAATTTATGATATCATTTTACCTGATAATTATACTGAGTTTATGtatgaaagtaattttattaaaaaaatcttacgcATCACCAGAGCAAGTATTTGATCAAATATCATCGTCATATAATTTCCGACCGAcatatttagaaatatatgaccaatcaataaaatcaaaatgcGATCGATTGATTGTCATTCGTCCATTCGACTGGAGTTTTTGGGCGATAAATGGTTACTGttatgttttaaattcactGAAAGCATTTGATTGCCCGAAAAAAATGACACCGACACTTATTATTGATGCGATAACAgtcaaggaaaaatttttaagcccTACTTGCTATCCGATTGATTATAGCATTGTATTTAATGAGTACAAATCACACGGCCCgccgattattaattattttaatattgaagatGTTATGAGACtaggaaaatttactattgttGACGCacttaattacttatttaaatattatattgaaatagATTTGGATGAAGGAAATGCACATccgttgaataaaaaaattgctaaatcttttacaaagaaaagaaattttattaattatgaggatgcaaaaaaagtaaaagaacaCATTCTTGAACACTCTATAAAAGAGGaacaagaattaaaaaataaacgtctAAATGCAAgccgataa